One Pseudodesulfovibrio senegalensis DNA segment encodes these proteins:
- the xerD gene encoding site-specific tyrosine recombinase XerD: protein MICPETSAAEISSLPTHPWLDRYLEHLLVEKGLSENSLSSYASDLRLLLGFLEKRDCALEDVNKQVLTLYLMHLRTRGVQSRTLARQLSSIRGFFGFARDERWITDDPSALLDNPKLNRKLPEFLTREEVATLLSLPDHETRLGMRDRAMLELLYAAGLRVSELIDLRVLDYDAQVGVLRVFGKGAKERIVPVHYTAQEMLNRYLNDVRHQFGPSQDCIFLNRSGKGLSRQGVWKLIKRYAQQAGIKRSISPHTFRHSFATHLLEGGADLRTVQLLLGHADISATEIYTHVQSERLIALHERFHPRSGM, encoded by the coding sequence ATGATCTGTCCCGAGACTTCAGCTGCTGAGATTTCCTCCTTGCCGACGCATCCGTGGCTTGATCGGTATTTGGAGCATCTCCTTGTTGAAAAGGGGTTGAGTGAAAACAGTTTGTCTTCGTATGCGAGTGATTTGCGGTTGTTGTTGGGTTTTCTTGAAAAGCGGGATTGTGCGCTTGAGGATGTGAACAAACAGGTTTTGACTCTGTATTTGATGCATTTACGAACACGCGGTGTACAGAGCCGTACTCTTGCCCGGCAACTGTCCTCCATTCGGGGTTTTTTTGGATTTGCCCGTGATGAGCGCTGGATTACTGATGACCCGTCTGCGCTTTTGGACAACCCGAAATTGAATAGAAAGTTGCCGGAATTTCTTACTCGTGAAGAGGTTGCCACCCTCCTCTCCCTGCCGGATCATGAGACTCGGTTGGGCATGCGGGACAGAGCCATGTTGGAATTACTGTACGCAGCGGGCCTGCGCGTGTCCGAATTGATTGACCTTCGGGTTCTTGATTATGATGCTCAGGTGGGCGTACTTCGCGTTTTCGGTAAGGGTGCAAAGGAGCGTATCGTTCCCGTTCATTACACTGCCCAGGAAATGCTCAACCGTTACCTCAACGATGTCCGACATCAATTTGGTCCGTCACAGGATTGCATTTTTTTGAATCGTTCCGGCAAGGGACTGAGTCGTCAAGGCGTATGGAAATTGATAAAAAGATACGCGCAACAGGCTGGGATAAAAAGAAGTATTTCCCCACATACGTTCCGACACTCCTTTGCTACTCACCTGCTGGAAGGCGGGGCTGATTTGCGGACCGTTCAATTGTTGCTTGGTCATGCGGACATCAGCGCCACGGAGATTTATACTCATGTTCAGTCCGAGCGTCTCATAGCGCTTCATGAGCGTTTTCATCCTCGATCCGGTATGTGA
- a CDS encoding LL-diaminopimelate aminotransferase: MADFKLADRLAALPPYLFAAIDKAKAEVAAKGLDIISLGIGDPDLPTPDFIIDALHKGAQKPVNHQYPSYVGMLGFRQAVADWYKTRFNVELDANSEVVSLIGSKEGIAHFPLAFVNPGDTVLIATPNYPVYGIATEFAGGKPEYLPLLEENDFLVDLEAISDETWQKAKMIFVCYPNNPTAAVATREFYARLIEKAKEFNVIVVSDAAYTEIYYDPANKPLSIMEIKGAKDVAIEFHSLSKTYNMTGWRIGMAVGNPFLISGLGKIKENVDSGIFQAVQEAGIAALQHGEPHAEKFRAIYKERRDVVCGALTKAGIQHRVPEASFYIWSKVPEGYSSSEFVTNVLMQTGVVLTPGNGFGAPGEGYFRISLTVNNDLLKEAVSRISNL, encoded by the coding sequence ATGGCCGATTTCAAGCTTGCCGACCGTCTTGCCGCACTTCCGCCGTATCTTTTCGCTGCGATCGACAAGGCCAAAGCCGAGGTAGCTGCCAAGGGACTGGACATCATCAGCCTCGGAATTGGAGATCCCGACCTTCCGACCCCTGATTTCATTATTGACGCACTGCACAAAGGTGCGCAAAAGCCCGTCAATCATCAATATCCGTCCTATGTCGGCATGCTCGGATTCCGTCAGGCCGTTGCCGATTGGTACAAAACACGCTTCAACGTGGAGCTTGACGCAAATTCCGAAGTGGTCAGCCTGATCGGTTCCAAGGAAGGTATCGCACATTTTCCGCTGGCATTCGTGAATCCCGGCGACACCGTACTCATCGCCACCCCCAACTATCCGGTCTATGGCATTGCCACCGAGTTCGCCGGGGGCAAGCCGGAATACCTGCCGCTGCTCGAAGAAAACGACTTCCTTGTTGATCTGGAAGCCATTAGCGACGAGACATGGCAAAAAGCCAAAATGATTTTCGTCTGTTATCCCAACAACCCCACAGCAGCTGTGGCCACACGGGAATTCTACGCACGCCTCATTGAAAAGGCCAAGGAATTCAACGTAATTGTCGTCTCCGATGCCGCATACACAGAAATTTATTATGACCCGGCAAACAAGCCGCTTTCCATCATGGAAATCAAAGGCGCCAAAGATGTCGCCATTGAATTCCACTCCCTTTCCAAAACCTACAACATGACCGGTTGGCGTATCGGCATGGCCGTGGGCAATCCGTTCCTGATCAGCGGATTGGGAAAAATCAAGGAAAACGTGGACTCAGGCATTTTCCAGGCCGTACAGGAAGCCGGCATTGCAGCGCTGCAGCACGGTGAGCCGCATGCCGAAAAATTCCGCGCCATCTACAAGGAGCGCCGTGACGTGGTCTGCGGTGCCCTGACCAAGGCCGGCATCCAGCACAGGGTGCCCGAAGCATCTTTCTACATCTGGTCCAAGGTCCCTGAAGGCTACTCCTCCTCTGAATTCGTCACCAACGTTCTCATGCAGACAGGAGTGGTCCTCACGCCCGGAAACGGGTTCGGAGCACCGGGCGAAGGCTATTTCCGCATTTCGCTCACGGTGAACAATGATTTGCTGAAGGAGGCGGTATCTCGAATTTCGAACTTGTAA
- the folK gene encoding 2-amino-4-hydroxy-6-hydroxymethyldihydropteridine diphosphokinase yields the protein MSNFELVKVYACLGSNQGNPEENLNEALARLENYGEDITLKRMSECYETEPQDNSDQPWFLNQVVEFEVDPVIWSPEGLLSTFQAIEAKMGRVHDIPKGPRIIDMDLLYWEGVEQRTGYLDLPHPAMKQRAFVLIPLKELAPDLILEGGEGIDEALQRLDYRLEGKKIWQNQADNS from the coding sequence ATCTCGAATTTCGAACTTGTAAAGGTCTATGCCTGCCTCGGTTCCAACCAGGGCAACCCTGAGGAAAACCTGAACGAGGCATTGGCACGACTGGAAAACTACGGCGAGGACATCACGCTGAAACGCATGTCCGAATGCTACGAGACCGAACCGCAGGACAACTCGGACCAGCCCTGGTTTCTCAATCAGGTCGTGGAGTTCGAGGTCGATCCCGTCATATGGTCTCCGGAAGGACTTCTTTCCACATTCCAGGCCATCGAAGCCAAAATGGGACGCGTCCACGACATTCCGAAAGGGCCGCGCATTATCGATATGGACCTGCTGTACTGGGAGGGCGTGGAACAGCGCACCGGCTATCTGGATTTGCCGCATCCGGCCATGAAACAGCGCGCCTTTGTGCTTATCCCGCTCAAGGAATTGGCACCAGACCTCATCCTCGAAGGCGGGGAGGGCATAGACGAAGCCCTGCAGCGTCTGGATTATAGACTCGAAGGCAAGAAAATCTGGCAGAACCAAGCGGATAATTCATAA
- a CDS encoding transcriptional regulator encodes MLKFIIIGLGLFFVYKLFMGDKRKREMQQEKTTKQKMASGELIKDPVCGTYVNKDGDIRVREGEKVHVFCSYECRDKYLKQIGATDVIPEKDEKDA; translated from the coding sequence ATGCTCAAATTCATCATTATCGGACTGGGGCTTTTCTTTGTGTACAAACTGTTCATGGGCGACAAGCGCAAACGCGAAATGCAACAGGAAAAAACCACCAAACAAAAAATGGCCTCCGGTGAACTGATCAAGGATCCGGTATGCGGCACTTACGTTAACAAGGATGGCGACATTCGTGTACGAGAGGGCGAAAAGGTTCACGTATTCTGTTCCTATGAATGCCGGGACAAATACCTGAAGCAAATCGGAGCCACTGACGTAATACCTGAAAAAGATGAAAAGGATGCCTAG